One genomic region from Jeotgalibacillus haloalkalitolerans encodes:
- a CDS encoding M23 family metallopeptidase, whose product MKTFLAATISFLLFYSTAAADDRQTLLNERLTYYAAYHHQGVPWYYLAAIDQFERNIQPLRQDIEKKDGPLALTIPDDRWFGPLHPDQSNLSPYFIEFFGGIGQDVNGDGKADPNDPEDIFGSMADYINSYASFNEALNAYYERKESVSQILTIAELYQQFNTLDLYTHVFPLHKNYLYSYRSTWGGKRGWGGRRMHEGTDLFAGYGTPVLATTFGKIEALGWNDYGGWRVGLRDIHNVYHYYAHLSSFKEGLKQGDIVKAGDLLGYVGSSGYGKEGTSGKFPPHLHYGMYIDNGKNQWAYDPYPSLRKWESS is encoded by the coding sequence ATGAAAACTTTCTTAGCTGCAACGATCAGCTTTCTGCTATTTTATTCAACTGCAGCTGCTGATGACCGGCAGACACTTTTAAACGAGCGCTTAACTTATTATGCTGCCTACCACCATCAGGGTGTGCCGTGGTATTATCTTGCTGCGATTGATCAGTTCGAACGGAATATTCAGCCGCTCCGGCAGGATATAGAGAAAAAAGATGGTCCGCTTGCATTGACGATTCCTGATGATCGCTGGTTTGGTCCGCTTCATCCGGATCAGTCCAACCTGTCACCCTATTTCATTGAATTTTTTGGTGGAATCGGACAGGATGTAAATGGAGACGGGAAAGCTGATCCGAATGACCCTGAAGACATTTTCGGATCAATGGCGGATTATATTAACAGTTACGCTTCTTTTAATGAGGCATTAAATGCTTATTATGAACGGAAAGAGTCTGTCAGTCAGATTCTCACGATTGCGGAATTATATCAGCAGTTCAACACGCTGGACCTTTATACACACGTGTTCCCTTTACACAAAAATTATTTATACAGCTACAGAAGTACCTGGGGCGGAAAGCGGGGCTGGGGCGGCCGGCGGATGCATGAGGGAACCGATCTATTTGCGGGATACGGGACGCCTGTTCTCGCAACAACGTTTGGAAAAATAGAAGCGCTCGGCTGGAATGACTACGGCGGATGGCGTGTCGGCCTCAGGGATATCCATAACGTTTATCACTACTACGCTCATCTCTCCAGTTTTAAAGAGGGATTAAAGCAAGGTGATATTGTAAAAGCCGGCGATCTGCTCGGTTATGTAGGGAGCTCCGGATACGGTAAAGAAGGCACAAGCGGAAAATTTCCTCCTCACCTTCATTACGGTATGTATATTGATAACGGCAAAAACCAATGGGCGTATGATCCATATCCTTCGCTTAGAAAATGGGAATCAAGCTGA